A single region of the Pontimicrobium sp. SW4 genome encodes:
- a CDS encoding DNA mismatch repair protein MutS: MINIHEKTLQDLEFSTVLQQVSDHCVTALGKAKVFNITPYDKKETLLISLQLTHEYVSSFYNDNRIPNHGFDPITKELQLLNIENTYLETHSLKKLVFISLTVNDILKFLKKFEEYYPNLHRYTSHIEITTALIESVDTIVDRFGDVKDNASSLLYELRQGINKLKGKINSSFTSALNTYHNLEYLDDIRESVVENKRVLAVKAMYRRKVKGAIMGGSKTGSIVYIEPEATLQHSRELNNLEYEESEEVVRILKELTNYIRPFLPLLQNYQSFLTTIDVIAAKAKYAKSMNAILPEITEERDMYLRDAYHPLLYLTNLEKKEKTFPQTIALKHDSRIIVISGPNAGGKSITLKTIGLLQVMLQSGMLIPVHERSKACLFDRILSDIGDNQSIENHLSTYSYRLKQMNYFLKKCNKKTLFLIDEFGTGSDPELGGALAETFLEVFYDRGAFGIITTHYSNLKLLANEKEHMINANMLFDERSLEPLYKLALGQAGSSFTFEVAQKNGIPYNLINKAKKKIERSKVRFDATIAKLQKERSKLEKTGESLKQNEKKKLAEADKLEAINDKVQKKLESYQELYDSNQRLIYLGQKVNDLSEKYLNNKRKRELMAELFKLVQIENSKRKKVSVREKKVIKQKEQQVKKEVEKKVEVIRKKKIAAKKKNIETPKPKPILKVGDRVRMEDGRAIGSIDKIEKNKAIVNYGLFTTNVSMEQLELVENKK, from the coding sequence ATGATTAACATTCACGAAAAGACACTTCAAGATTTAGAGTTTTCTACCGTGTTGCAACAAGTAAGTGACCATTGTGTTACTGCTCTTGGCAAAGCAAAGGTTTTTAATATTACACCATATGATAAAAAGGAAACCCTACTCATTAGCCTACAGTTAACACATGAGTATGTGTCCTCGTTTTATAATGATAATCGTATACCAAATCACGGATTTGATCCTATAACAAAAGAACTACAATTACTAAATATTGAAAATACTTATTTAGAAACACACAGCTTGAAAAAGCTAGTATTCATATCTTTAACGGTAAATGATATTCTTAAATTCTTAAAAAAATTCGAAGAATATTATCCTAACTTACATCGTTACACCTCGCATATTGAAATAACTACTGCACTTATTGAGAGTGTTGATACTATTGTTGATCGTTTTGGTGATGTAAAGGATAATGCATCTTCATTGCTTTATGAATTACGACAAGGTATTAATAAATTAAAAGGTAAAATTAATTCTAGTTTCACAAGTGCCTTAAACACCTACCATAATTTAGAATACCTAGATGATATTCGTGAATCTGTCGTAGAAAATAAGCGTGTTTTGGCTGTAAAAGCTATGTATAGACGTAAAGTAAAAGGTGCTATTATGGGTGGTAGCAAAACTGGAAGTATCGTTTATATAGAGCCAGAAGCAACTCTTCAACATTCTAGAGAACTCAACAATTTAGAATATGAAGAAAGCGAAGAAGTTGTTAGGATATTAAAAGAGCTAACAAATTATATTCGCCCATTTTTGCCTTTATTACAAAATTACCAATCGTTTCTAACAACTATAGATGTTATTGCGGCCAAAGCAAAGTATGCAAAGTCTATGAATGCAATTCTTCCTGAAATTACAGAAGAACGTGATATGTACTTAAGAGATGCATACCACCCACTACTATATTTGACCAATTTAGAAAAGAAAGAAAAAACATTTCCGCAAACTATTGCCTTAAAGCATGACAGTAGAATTATTGTTATTTCTGGGCCTAACGCTGGTGGAAAAAGCATCACACTTAAAACTATTGGTTTATTACAAGTAATGCTGCAAAGTGGCATGCTAATTCCTGTTCATGAACGTAGTAAAGCGTGCTTATTTGATCGTATATTGAGCGATATAGGAGATAATCAATCCATAGAAAATCATTTGAGTACGTATAGCTACAGACTAAAGCAAATGAATTATTTCTTAAAGAAATGCAACAAGAAAACATTATTTCTAATTGATGAGTTTGGTACAGGTAGTGATCCTGAACTTGGTGGCGCTTTAGCTGAAACTTTTCTAGAAGTCTTTTATGATCGTGGAGCTTTTGGTATTATAACAACTCATTATTCCAATTTAAAATTGTTAGCCAATGAGAAGGAACACATGATTAATGCTAATATGCTGTTTGATGAACGCTCGCTAGAGCCATTATATAAACTAGCATTAGGTCAAGCTGGAAGCTCGTTTACTTTTGAAGTTGCTCAAAAAAATGGTATTCCCTATAACTTAATAAATAAAGCTAAAAAGAAAATTGAACGTTCAAAAGTACGTTTTGATGCTACTATTGCTAAGTTACAGAAAGAACGATCTAAGCTTGAAAAAACTGGAGAATCATTAAAACAAAATGAGAAAAAGAAACTTGCCGAAGCTGATAAACTAGAAGCAATTAACGATAAAGTTCAAAAGAAACTTGAAAGCTATCAGGAGTTATACGATAGTAACCAGAGACTTATCTATTTAGGGCAAAAAGTAAACGATTTATCTGAAAAGTATTTAAATAACAAACGAAAACGTGAATTGATGGCTGAACTATTCAAGTTGGTTCAAATTGAAAATTCAAAACGCAAAAAAGTATCCGTTCGCGAAAAAAAAGTTATCAAACAAAAAGAGCAACAAGTAAAGAAAGAAGTTGAGAAAAAAGTTGAAGTTATTAGAAAGAAAAAGATAGCCGCAAAGAAAAAAAACATAGAAACGCCAAAGCCAAAACCTATACTTAAAGTTGGAGATCGAGTTAGAATGGAAGATGGTCGTGCCATTGGAAGCATTGATAAGATTGAAAAAAATAAAGCTATAGTAAACTACGGCTTATTTACAACAAATGTTAGTATGGAACAATTGGAATTAGTTGAAAATAAGAAATGA
- a CDS encoding sulfurtransferase, whose product MGSTSQFGSLVSVEWLHNHLNENNLLIFDASMNKVTDNKTDYESSQIPNTQFFDIKYVFSDTSAPFPNTVPSEEKFSREAQNLGVNNNCKIVVYDDKGIYSSARVWYLFKAFGFENVAVLDGGLPEWKSKGYNLETKKAHSKTKGNFIAKYNPKAFKFFNDIQKSSNNSKHLIIDARSENRFNGIVPEPREGLRSGSIPNSVNIPFSKLLDKNCFKSTKQIEEAFDIVNVKDEHLVFSCGSGITACILALGAELIGKKNVSVYDGSWTEYGTLTKE is encoded by the coding sequence ATGGGTAGCACGTCACAATTTGGTTCTTTGGTTTCGGTTGAATGGTTACATAATCATTTAAACGAAAATAACTTGCTCATCTTTGATGCAAGTATGAATAAAGTTACTGATAATAAAACGGATTATGAAAGCTCACAAATCCCGAACACTCAGTTTTTTGATATAAAGTATGTATTTAGTGATACAAGTGCACCTTTTCCTAATACAGTACCTTCAGAAGAGAAATTTTCCAGAGAAGCTCAAAATCTAGGAGTTAATAATAACTGCAAGATTGTAGTGTATGACGATAAAGGTATTTATTCCAGTGCAAGAGTTTGGTATTTGTTTAAAGCTTTTGGTTTTGAAAACGTTGCAGTACTAGATGGAGGTTTGCCTGAATGGAAATCTAAAGGTTATAATTTAGAAACAAAGAAAGCGCACTCAAAGACTAAAGGAAACTTTATAGCAAAATACAACCCTAAAGCGTTTAAGTTTTTTAACGACATTCAAAAATCATCTAATAACAGTAAGCATTTAATTATAGATGCACGATCAGAAAATAGGTTTAATGGTATAGTACCAGAGCCAAGGGAGGGTTTACGAAGTGGCTCAATTCCAAACTCAGTTAATATTCCTTTTTCTAAGCTTTTAGATAAAAATTGCTTCAAGTCTACAAAACAAATTGAAGAAGCATTTGATATAGTTAATGTTAAAGACGAGCATTTAGTTTTTTCTTGTGGTTCAGGAATCACAGCTTGTATATTAGCATTAGGAGCAGAGTTGATTGGTAAAAAAAATGTTTCAGTTTATGATGGCTCATGGACTGAGTATGGCACATTAACAAAAGAATAA
- a CDS encoding M24 family metallopeptidase has protein sequence MRKVCFIVFLITLQINAQRILPERERARVVDEILADRFNNLLPQLMDRTGIDMWVLISREYNEDPVLRTMLPATWLNARRRTIILFYRDKANNTIEKLAVARYNFGENIISAWDKEKEPNQWKRLMQLIEERNPNKIGLNYSKHFNIADGLDKTDYDEFMSYLPKKFEKRVTSAQPLATGWIETRTEREMVIFNQLVDITHDIIAEAFSEKVITPGITTTTDVEWWMRDKVTQLGLETWFHPSVDVQRTSEELEGHLYSFSDRPGEMVILPGDLLHCDFGITYLRLNTDCQELAYVLKPEEKAPPKFLSDAFAEGNRVQDIFTNNFVEGATGNQILLKSLEEAKAEGLRPSIYTHPLGSYGHSSGTTLGMWDAQGGVPVNGDYPLHINTVYAIELNTTVNIPEWKRDIRIMFEEAGFFDKDGFRYVNGRQTKLLTIPRVKGRQGN, from the coding sequence ATGAGAAAAGTATGCTTCATTGTTTTTTTAATCACGCTTCAAATTAATGCTCAACGTATTTTACCAGAACGTGAAAGAGCAAGAGTAGTCGATGAAATATTAGCTGATAGATTCAATAACCTGTTACCTCAATTAATGGATAGAACTGGTATTGATATGTGGGTGTTAATTTCACGTGAATATAATGAGGATCCAGTGCTTAGAACCATGTTGCCAGCTACTTGGTTAAATGCACGCAGACGAACAATTATTCTATTTTATAGAGATAAAGCAAACAATACAATTGAAAAATTAGCAGTTGCTAGATATAATTTTGGTGAAAATATCATTTCGGCATGGGATAAAGAAAAAGAACCAAACCAATGGAAACGCCTCATGCAGCTCATTGAAGAGCGTAATCCTAATAAAATAGGACTCAACTATTCTAAGCATTTTAATATAGCAGATGGTTTAGATAAAACCGATTATGATGAGTTTATGTCCTACTTACCAAAAAAGTTTGAAAAAAGAGTGACTTCGGCACAACCATTAGCCACAGGTTGGATAGAAACCAGAACAGAACGTGAAATGGTTATTTTTAATCAGTTAGTAGATATCACGCATGATATTATAGCTGAGGCTTTTTCTGAAAAAGTCATTACCCCTGGAATTACCACCACGACAGATGTAGAGTGGTGGATGCGTGATAAAGTAACGCAATTAGGTCTTGAAACATGGTTTCACCCAAGTGTTGATGTGCAACGAACTAGTGAGGAATTAGAAGGTCACTTATATTCGTTTTCAGATAGACCAGGAGAAATGGTAATTTTGCCAGGAGATTTATTGCATTGTGATTTCGGAATTACTTATCTGCGTTTAAATACCGACTGTCAAGAATTGGCGTATGTATTAAAACCAGAAGAAAAAGCACCACCTAAGTTTTTATCGGATGCCTTTGCAGAAGGGAATAGAGTTCAAGATATATTCACAAATAATTTTGTGGAAGGTGCTACAGGAAATCAAATTCTGTTAAAGTCACTTGAAGAGGCTAAAGCAGAAGGGTTGCGACCATCTATTTATACACATCCATTAGGGAGTTATGGACATTCGTCTGGGACCACATTAGGTATGTGGGATGCTCAAGGAGGGGTTCCTGTAAATGGTGATTATCCGTTACATATAAACACGGTTTATGCTATTGAATTGAATACAACCGTAAACATTCCAGAATGGAAACGTGATATTCGTATTATGTTTGAAGAAGCTGGTTTCTTTGATAAAGATGGTTTTAGATATGTAAACGGACGACAAACAAAGTTGTTAACCATTCCGAGAGTTAAAGGCCGTCAAGGGAATTAA
- a CDS encoding DCC1-like thiol-disulfide oxidoreductase family protein, with translation MIQLPKHKHIILFDGVCNLCNSSINYVIKHDKNDVFMFAPLQGEVGGLIRKQFQLDTSKTDSILLYSQEKGLKIKSTAALAVASKLGFPRNLLVVFYIIPPFIRNWVYDYIAKNRYKWYGKKDICMIPTQELKAKFLQ, from the coding sequence ATGATACAGTTACCAAAACATAAACATATTATCCTCTTCGATGGTGTTTGCAACCTCTGCAATTCTAGTATTAATTATGTAATAAAGCATGATAAAAATGATGTGTTTATGTTTGCTCCATTGCAAGGAGAGGTTGGTGGTCTAATTAGAAAACAATTTCAATTAGATACTTCAAAAACCGATTCTATTCTTTTATATTCTCAAGAAAAAGGTTTAAAAATAAAATCAACAGCAGCTTTAGCGGTAGCTTCCAAATTAGGTTTTCCAAGAAATTTACTAGTAGTGTTTTACATTATTCCACCATTTATTAGAAATTGGGTATATGATTATATTGCCAAGAATAGATATAAGTGGTATGGTAAAAAAGATATTTGCATGATACCAACCCAAGAACTAAAAGCAAAATTTTTACAATAA
- a CDS encoding AMP-binding protein has product MIPNFNKIHDKFKLNGKYYDRGALSEFASDFIKEGLPFQKVIGDFLLDWLNDKEVISVTTSGSTGTPKLLALKKQSMVHSALATGDYFGLVSGNTALHCLPTGFIAGKMMLVRALILGLELDIVEPNSQPLLFIDKSYNFCAMVPLQLQNSINQLRDIKTLIVGGAAVSNKLQNKIQETNCNIYATYGMTETITHIAVKKLNNFSSLRGSKTKQPDNETFEILPNISISKDDRECLVINAPQLTDVPVVTNDIIELCSKNSFKLLGRIDNVINSGGIKLFPEQIEEKLAQVIEVPFFIASRKDDSLGECLILVIEGSCDIEQIAETIKKLPNLNVYEIPKQIFCLPQFATTNSGKLQRKQTLELLQ; this is encoded by the coding sequence ATGATTCCAAACTTTAATAAAATTCATGACAAATTCAAACTAAATGGAAAGTACTACGACCGAGGCGCTTTAAGTGAATTTGCTTCCGATTTTATTAAAGAAGGTTTGCCATTTCAAAAAGTGATTGGCGACTTTTTATTGGACTGGTTAAATGATAAGGAGGTTATCTCTGTAACTACGTCTGGCTCTACTGGAACACCAAAATTATTGGCTTTAAAAAAACAGTCTATGGTGCATTCGGCTCTAGCGACAGGCGATTATTTTGGGTTAGTTTCTGGAAATACTGCTTTGCATTGTTTGCCAACTGGTTTTATTGCAGGAAAAATGATGTTGGTAAGAGCTTTAATTTTAGGTTTAGAATTGGACATTGTAGAACCAAATTCACAACCACTTTTATTTATTGATAAGTCTTATAATTTCTGTGCAATGGTGCCTTTGCAATTACAGAATTCGATTAATCAATTACGTGACATAAAAACCCTTATTGTTGGAGGAGCAGCCGTATCAAACAAGCTTCAAAATAAAATTCAAGAAACCAACTGCAATATATATGCAACCTATGGCATGACCGAAACCATTACGCATATTGCTGTTAAGAAACTAAACAATTTTTCGTCATTGCGAGGAAGCAAGACAAAACAACCTGATAATGAAACGTTTGAAATACTTCCAAATATAAGCATATCAAAAGATGATAGAGAATGTCTAGTAATAAATGCGCCTCAATTAACAGATGTTCCAGTAGTGACTAACGATATTATTGAACTGTGTTCTAAGAACAGCTTTAAACTACTTGGTCGTATCGATAATGTCATTAATTCTGGTGGTATAAAATTATTTCCTGAGCAAATAGAAGAGAAGTTAGCTCAAGTTATTGAAGTGCCCTTTTTTATTGCCTCAAGAAAAGATGATTCACTGGGTGAGTGCCTAATTTTAGTTATCGAAGGCTCTTGTGATATTGAGCAAATTGCCGAAACCATAAAAAAACTCCCAAATCTAAATGTCTACGAAATCCCAAAACAGATATTTTGTCTCCCTCAGTTTGCTACTACTAATTCAGGAAAACTACAACGTAAGCAAACTCTAGAATTATTACAATAA
- a CDS encoding tyrosine/phenylalanine carboxypeptidase domain-containing protein has translation MKQETSTPSKTLLEIDTYLDKLVKKIELLTYVNPVNIESEKEKFFASKYLTNPVFHYPNIDFDKFNLHREFFSLPIERIEDERIRDLYEEIIYFYSGLIQSIETIGKGKKFYYNSLHSFGTPTEKDVENAKYILHFEDNYDDAHFKPKYTAEETEEIFRGFSGRYDFTYNIKYSTTMGAIAMVLNNSKTLVLNNHHTFSENEIGVLTNHEIGVHMVTTMNGLLHPLKIFSHGFPNNVETQEGLAVFSEYMSGNLTIKRLRELAYRVIAVNSLAKGYSFSKTFRLLHNTHDLNREDAFHITVRAHRGGGFTKDYLYLSGLKKVFDYYQSGKDLSLLLTGKVSLEHIDTIEYLIENGYAVNSKYYTDSYLSNDNKNETIDFILKNLK, from the coding sequence ATGAAGCAAGAGACGAGCACACCTAGTAAAACACTACTAGAGATTGACACTTATTTAGACAAATTGGTTAAAAAAATAGAGCTTTTAACTTACGTTAACCCTGTTAATATTGAAAGTGAAAAAGAGAAATTTTTCGCGTCTAAGTATTTAACCAATCCAGTTTTCCATTATCCAAATATTGACTTTGATAAGTTTAATCTTCATCGTGAGTTCTTTTCTTTACCTATCGAGCGAATTGAAGATGAACGAATTAGAGACTTGTATGAAGAAATTATATATTTTTATTCTGGACTTATTCAAAGTATTGAAACCATAGGGAAAGGAAAAAAGTTTTATTATAACAGTCTACATTCATTCGGAACACCAACTGAAAAAGATGTTGAAAATGCAAAGTACATTCTTCATTTTGAAGATAACTACGATGATGCTCATTTTAAACCTAAATATACGGCAGAAGAAACTGAAGAAATTTTTAGGGGGTTTTCGGGAAGATACGATTTTACTTACAATATAAAATACTCAACCACTATGGGAGCCATAGCTATGGTTCTTAATAATTCAAAAACATTAGTACTTAACAATCATCATACATTTAGCGAAAACGAAATTGGTGTACTAACCAATCACGAAATTGGAGTACATATGGTTACCACTATGAATGGGTTATTACATCCTTTAAAAATCTTTTCTCATGGTTTTCCAAATAATGTTGAAACACAAGAAGGGTTAGCCGTTTTTAGCGAATATATGTCTGGAAATTTAACTATCAAGCGATTACGAGAGTTAGCGTATAGAGTTATTGCTGTTAATAGTTTGGCAAAAGGATATTCCTTTTCAAAAACATTTAGACTACTTCATAATACGCACGATTTAAATAGAGAAGACGCTTTTCATATTACTGTAAGAGCGCATCGTGGTGGAGGTTTTACAAAAGATTATTTATATCTGTCAGGTCTAAAGAAAGTGTTTGATTATTACCAATCAGGAAAAGACCTGAGCTTACTACTTACTGGAAAAGTGTCATTAGAACACATCGATACTATTGAGTATCTCATTGAGAATGGATATGCTGTAAATTCAAAGTATTATACAGATTCTTATTTGAGTAATGATAATAAAAATGAAACGATAGATTTTATTTTAAAGAATTTAAAGTAG
- a CDS encoding von Willebrand factor type A domain-containing protein encodes MKVFTTLILTAFITMSSMAQQKMIKGTVSDESGMPLPGVNIMIKGATTGTQSDFDGNYEILANVGDVLVFTYVGLKTSEQTVGASNTINVTMQEDAALLEEVIVTAYGYSRVNHKPTKAQLKRQKQKTYHNSITQALQGKVAGVQIRGTAVNTSKDQPLYIVDGVPIQSHYNSIIKNINSQDMDHINVYKGAKAKAVFGQSAKNGCIVITTKQGNYRIENQETYAQIDENNFERTNLAPLSTFSIDVDKASYSNIRRMINNGQRIPFDAVKIEEMVNYFDYNYPKPLGEHPFSINTEAAVTPWNSNTKIVKIGLQGKTYSNEELPPSNLTFLIDVSGSMNSDNKLPLLKSAFKLLVNQLREQDRVSIVVYAGAAGVVLKPTSGAHKEKILSALENLESGGSTAGGAGIELAYKLAQQNYKRKGNNRVILATDGDFNVGKSSDKAMEKLIEEKRKSGVYLSVLGFGYGNYKDSKLETLADKGNGNHAFIDTMQEAQKVFGKEFGGTLYTIAKDVKIQVEFNPNKVKAYRLIGYENRLLNDEDFIDDTKDAGELGSGHTVTALYEIIPVGVESEFLKEVDDLKYTKSVNTDSFSDELLTVKFRYKKPSEDKSIEMIHTLKDEVTESSEDLKFASSVALFGMHLRKSQYLNDSSIDDVLTLAKNSKGDDKDGYRAEFIRLVKATDYNTSSQ; translated from the coding sequence ATGAAAGTATTCACTACATTAATACTAACGGCATTTATAACAATGTCTAGTATGGCGCAACAAAAAATGATTAAAGGAACAGTATCTGATGAATCTGGAATGCCACTTCCAGGGGTTAATATTATGATTAAAGGAGCAACTACTGGAACACAATCTGACTTTGATGGCAACTATGAAATACTAGCTAATGTTGGAGATGTTTTGGTGTTTACTTATGTAGGCTTAAAAACCTCAGAACAAACTGTAGGGGCTTCAAATACTATTAATGTGACTATGCAAGAAGATGCTGCTCTTTTAGAAGAAGTTATTGTTACAGCTTATGGATATTCAAGAGTTAATCATAAACCAACCAAAGCACAGCTTAAACGTCAAAAACAAAAAACATATCATAATAGTATAACTCAAGCGCTTCAAGGGAAAGTAGCAGGTGTACAAATAAGGGGGACAGCAGTAAATACTTCAAAAGATCAACCATTATACATTGTAGATGGTGTGCCAATTCAATCACATTATAATTCAATTATCAAGAATATTAACTCTCAAGACATGGACCACATAAATGTTTATAAAGGCGCTAAGGCAAAGGCAGTTTTTGGACAGTCTGCTAAAAATGGATGTATTGTTATTACAACCAAACAGGGTAATTATAGAATTGAAAATCAAGAGACGTATGCTCAAATTGACGAAAACAATTTTGAAAGAACCAATTTAGCACCATTGTCAACCTTTTCGATAGATGTAGATAAAGCGTCTTATAGCAATATTAGAAGGATGATTAATAATGGTCAAAGAATTCCTTTTGATGCTGTAAAGATTGAAGAAATGGTTAATTATTTCGATTATAATTACCCGAAACCTTTAGGCGAACATCCATTTTCTATTAACACTGAAGCAGCAGTTACACCATGGAATAGCAATACTAAAATCGTAAAAATTGGATTACAAGGAAAAACTTATTCAAATGAAGAATTACCACCGTCTAACCTTACATTCTTAATAGATGTTTCTGGCTCAATGAATTCAGATAACAAATTACCATTACTAAAATCGGCATTTAAACTATTGGTAAATCAATTGAGAGAGCAGGATAGAGTATCTATTGTGGTGTATGCAGGAGCAGCAGGTGTAGTTTTAAAACCAACCTCTGGTGCACATAAAGAAAAAATACTAAGTGCACTAGAAAATTTAGAATCTGGAGGCTCTACTGCTGGTGGTGCAGGAATTGAATTAGCTTATAAATTAGCTCAGCAAAATTATAAGCGAAAAGGAAATAATAGAGTGATATTAGCTACAGATGGCGATTTTAATGTTGGAAAATCAAGTGATAAAGCTATGGAAAAGCTAATTGAAGAAAAAAGAAAATCTGGAGTATATCTATCGGTCTTAGGATTTGGTTATGGTAATTACAAAGACTCAAAATTAGAAACATTAGCAGATAAAGGCAACGGAAACCATGCTTTTATTGATACTATGCAAGAAGCTCAAAAAGTATTTGGTAAAGAATTTGGAGGCACTTTATATACCATTGCTAAGGATGTGAAAATTCAGGTTGAATTCAATCCAAATAAAGTAAAGGCTTATAGACTAATAGGTTATGAAAACCGCCTTTTAAACGATGAAGATTTTATTGATGACACTAAAGATGCTGGTGAATTAGGTAGTGGACACACTGTAACTGCACTTTATGAAATAATTCCAGTTGGCGTTGAAAGTGAGTTTTTGAAAGAGGTAGATGATTTAAAATACACAAAATCAGTTAATACCGATAGTTTTTCAGATGAGCTTTTAACGGTAAAATTCAGATATAAAAAGCCTAGCGAAGATAAGAGTATAGAAATGATTCACACATTAAAAGATGAGGTTACTGAATCTTCTGAAGATTTAAAATTTGCATCTTCAGTGGCTTTGTTTGGTATGCATTTAAGGAAATCTCAATACTTAAACGATTCTAGTATTGATGACGTACTTACTCTTGCTAAAAACTCTAAAGGAGATGATAAAGATGGCTATAGGGCTGAGTTTATAAGACTAGTTAAAGCTACTGATTATAATACATCAAGTCAATGA
- a CDS encoding N-formylglutamate amidohydrolase has translation MQKLSIEAIINNIKSQQTFHAVAEDYSFTIKIEEYVPYVCAAIHDGHQFRKELWDNCLHTEYDRWYEEDPETKNMIISHPIVIAGCDSRFEYDLNRAPEDAVFETAWGKQLWRLPLPEEHKLKSLSKHKAFYNVTYALIESIEAKFGAAIVYDMHSYNWKRWDREVPTWNLGTSNVDNNRFGEDIELWRQSLSEIQLPNNIKSTALINNTFFGNGYFLKFITNSFKNTLVLATEIAKVYCDECEQINFPEVAQSVENQLKKRLPIHAKTFIEKHSK, from the coding sequence ATGCAGAAGTTATCTATTGAAGCAATAATTAATAACATTAAATCTCAACAAACATTTCATGCAGTAGCTGAAGATTATTCATTTACAATAAAAATAGAAGAATATGTGCCTTATGTCTGTGCAGCTATACACGATGGGCACCAATTTAGAAAAGAGCTTTGGGATAATTGTTTACATACAGAATATGATAGGTGGTACGAAGAAGACCCTGAAACTAAGAACATGATTATTTCTCATCCAATTGTAATAGCAGGTTGCGATTCTCGTTTCGAATATGATTTAAACAGAGCACCTGAAGATGCAGTGTTTGAAACCGCATGGGGAAAACAACTTTGGAGATTACCTTTACCTGAAGAGCATAAACTAAAATCGTTATCTAAGCATAAAGCGTTTTACAATGTTACTTATGCTTTAATCGAAAGTATAGAGGCAAAATTTGGAGCAGCTATAGTTTACGATATGCACAGTTACAATTGGAAGCGTTGGGATAGGGAAGTGCCAACATGGAATTTAGGAACTAGTAATGTTGATAATAATCGTTTTGGAGAAGATATTGAACTGTGGAGACAAAGTTTGTCTGAAATACAGCTTCCTAATAATATCAAGTCTACTGCGTTGATAAATAACACCTTTTTTGGTAATGGATATTTTCTAAAGTTTATTACCAATAGTTTTAAAAATACATTAGTTTTAGCAACTGAAATTGCTAAAGTGTATTGTGATGAATGCGAGCAGATTAATTTCCCGGAAGTTGCCCAGAGTGTGGAAAATCAGCTAAAAAAACGACTTCCAATTCACGCAAAAACATTTATAGAAAAGCACAGTAAATAA